In Liquorilactobacillus nagelii DSM 13675, the following proteins share a genomic window:
- a CDS encoding M13 family metallopeptidase, protein MSSKKINSALIKKDLYQAVNGEWLKTAKIPADKPLTGGFADLADKIEKTLMADFANPQSVQSKEPTMIEFLKFYHLAADFKQRDLAGFEPIRKYAEKILEFKDLQSWAKQLSNLTILGYPSPVPVFVEPDMKNTSRYALWAGVPNLILPDKTYYSQKNSSADALLKIYSSMLNEILTIAGYQTDFIQKIIDDTLAFDQLLVPHVKDSTELADYVKAYNKYQLTEFTATSTEFSLEHYLKELLGTLPDQVIVSEPKYYAALNKIVNDKNFEIMRSWLFAKTVLGATGLLSDKLRVIGGKYSRAISGSKEAMSQQKSAFYLATGQFDQVVGLYYAHKYFGAKAKADVTNMVKKMVIVYKKRLENNTWLSTATRKQAILKLDKLGIQVGYPDRLDPLYEKFKVAGSSLVDNVLHFEKIANLDHYSKWNQPVNRKRWEMSAHTVNAYYNPSYNIIVFPAAILQAPFYSLKQTASENYGGIGAVIAHEISHAFDNNGAHFDELGNLHNWWTKDDLAHFEKLSQKMITEFDGLTTPAGKVNGKLVVSENIADAGGLSCALEAAKNEADVDLKAFFINWARVWCVKSSIERQKLLLNIDVHAPNELRANIQPKNLIDFYQAFDINSTDPMYLAPDKRVNIW, encoded by the coding sequence ATGAGTTCAAAAAAAATAAACAGTGCTCTAATAAAAAAAGATCTCTATCAAGCAGTCAATGGTGAATGGTTAAAAACGGCCAAAATTCCAGCTGATAAACCTTTGACCGGTGGTTTTGCAGATTTAGCTGATAAAATCGAAAAAACTTTAATGGCTGATTTTGCAAATCCCCAATCAGTTCAATCAAAAGAGCCAACGATGATCGAGTTTTTAAAATTCTATCATCTAGCTGCAGATTTTAAGCAACGTGATCTTGCCGGCTTTGAACCAATTCGCAAATATGCAGAAAAAATTTTAGAATTCAAAGATTTACAGTCTTGGGCTAAGCAGCTAAGCAACTTGACCATTTTGGGATACCCTAGCCCCGTACCCGTATTTGTTGAACCAGATATGAAAAACACTTCTCGATACGCCCTCTGGGCTGGCGTTCCCAACTTAATCTTACCTGACAAGACCTATTATTCTCAAAAAAATTCATCTGCTGATGCTTTGTTAAAAATTTATAGCTCAATGTTAAATGAAATTTTAACTATAGCTGGGTACCAAACAGATTTCATACAAAAAATCATCGATGATACCTTGGCTTTCGACCAGTTATTAGTCCCTCATGTTAAAGACAGCACAGAATTAGCCGACTATGTTAAAGCTTATAATAAATACCAGTTAACTGAGTTTACCGCAACCAGTACTGAATTTTCATTAGAGCATTATCTTAAGGAATTACTTGGGACTTTACCAGACCAAGTAATTGTTAGTGAGCCTAAATATTACGCAGCATTAAATAAAATTGTAAATGATAAGAATTTTGAAATAATGCGTAGCTGGTTGTTTGCAAAAACGGTTTTAGGTGCTACAGGGTTATTATCTGATAAATTACGCGTCATTGGCGGAAAATATTCGCGAGCTATTTCTGGAAGCAAAGAAGCAATGAGTCAACAAAAAAGTGCTTTTTATTTAGCAACTGGTCAATTTGATCAGGTTGTCGGCTTATACTATGCACATAAATACTTTGGTGCCAAAGCTAAAGCTGATGTTACCAATATGGTTAAAAAGATGGTTATTGTTTATAAAAAACGGTTAGAAAATAACACTTGGTTAAGCACCGCTACCCGTAAACAAGCTATTTTAAAACTAGACAAATTAGGAATCCAAGTGGGTTATCCTGATAGATTAGACCCACTATACGAAAAATTCAAAGTGGCTGGATCATCTCTTGTTGACAATGTCTTGCACTTTGAAAAAATTGCTAACCTTGATCATTATAGTAAATGGAATCAGCCAGTTAATCGAAAACGTTGGGAAATGAGTGCCCATACAGTTAACGCCTACTACAATCCTTCTTACAATATCATTGTTTTTCCCGCAGCTATTTTGCAGGCGCCATTTTATAGCTTAAAACAAACTGCGAGTGAAAATTATGGTGGAATTGGTGCTGTAATCGCTCATGAAATTTCTCATGCATTCGATAATAACGGTGCTCATTTTGATGAATTAGGCAATCTGCATAATTGGTGGACAAAAGATGATTTAGCTCACTTTGAGAAACTATCTCAAAAAATGATTACGGAATTTGATGGTCTAACTACCCCTGCTGGGAAAGTTAATGGTAAATTAGTTGTTTCTGAAAATATTGCTGACGCTGGTGGCTTAAGCTGTGCTCTTGAAGCAGCAAAGAATGAAGCTGATGTTGATTTGAAAGCATTCTTTATTAATTGGGCACGAGTATGGTGTGTAAAATCTTCAATTGAACGGCAAAAGTTACTATTAAATATTGATGTTCATGCACCTAATGAATTACGAGCAAATATTCAACCTAAAAATTTAATTGACTTTTACCAAGCATTTGACATTAACTCAACTGATCCAATGTACTTAGCACCAGATAAAAGAGTTAATATTTGGTAG
- a CDS encoding aldo/keto reductase — MESLIDTYKLTNKVRIPIIGFGTWQTPAGDVAKIAVKSALTSGYRHIDTAEMYGNEQSVGAAIKESGIARQRIFLTSKLNNHAHSYQAATAAIEQSLKDLQVDYLDLFLIHWPNPKPARTKDWEKNLQETWRALEDAYQSGKIKSIGVSNFRTRHFKVLSNSQKIQPMVNQIRICPGDVDHETIDYCRHNDILIEAYSPLGTGKIFSNSTLKKIAAKNQRSVAQVCLRWSLQHKFLPLPKSIHENRIEENTQLFDFTLSTADMQEIDKLDGIVGYAPNPDTVDF, encoded by the coding sequence ATGGAGAGCTTAATTGATACTTACAAGTTAACTAACAAGGTAAGAATTCCAATTATTGGGTTCGGTACCTGGCAAACTCCGGCAGGTGATGTTGCAAAAATCGCAGTTAAATCAGCTCTAACTTCCGGCTATCGACATATTGACACAGCTGAAATGTATGGGAATGAACAAAGTGTTGGTGCTGCCATTAAAGAAAGCGGCATTGCACGCCAAAGAATATTTTTAACCAGCAAATTGAATAATCATGCTCACAGTTATCAAGCAGCCACTGCCGCAATTGAACAATCACTCAAAGACTTACAAGTAGATTATCTTGATCTTTTTTTAATTCACTGGCCAAATCCGAAACCTGCTCGTACTAAAGATTGGGAAAAGAATCTGCAAGAAACTTGGCGAGCATTAGAAGATGCTTACCAATCAGGAAAAATTAAATCAATTGGTGTTTCAAACTTTCGAACACGACACTTTAAAGTTTTGTCAAATAGTCAAAAAATCCAACCAATGGTTAATCAAATCAGGATTTGCCCTGGAGATGTTGATCATGAAACAATTGATTATTGTCGACATAATGATATATTAATCGAAGCTTATAGCCCCTTAGGAACAGGAAAGATTTTTAGTAATTCAACTTTGAAAAAAATTGCCGCTAAAAACCAACGGTCGGTGGCACAAGTTTGCCTTCGCTGGTCATTACAGCACAAATTTTTGCCTTTACCTAAATCAATCCATGAAAATCGGATTGAAGAAAATACACAATTATTCGATTTCACACTGTCCACTGCGGATATGCAAGAAATTGATAAATTAGATGGAATTGTTGGTTATGCTCCTAATCCTGACACAGTCGATTTCTAA
- a CDS encoding MarR family winged helix-turn-helix transcriptional regulator, with protein MGLDHKPNKLDDELCFAIYTTQKIYNKFYVESLKEYGLTYPQYITLLSLWENNEPMMIKELGKKLNLDNGTLTPLLRRMEKEGWVDRKRSKEDARKVYICLSRKARIKKCEIKQKMTSCFSLVDMTADEYRKDVNLIKSIGQKISESTEVEGN; from the coding sequence ATGGGGCTGGATCACAAACCAAATAAACTTGACGATGAATTGTGTTTTGCAATTTATACTACTCAAAAAATTTACAATAAATTTTACGTAGAATCTTTGAAAGAATATGGCCTAACATATCCACAATATATTACTTTGCTGTCTCTTTGGGAAAATAATGAACCAATGATGATTAAGGAATTAGGAAAGAAGCTTAATTTAGATAATGGTACTTTAACACCATTATTACGAAGAATGGAAAAAGAAGGCTGGGTTGATCGAAAACGTTCTAAAGAGGACGCTCGGAAAGTTTACATTTGTCTAAGTCGAAAAGCACGAATAAAAAAATGTGAAATTAAACAAAAAATGACATCTTGTTTTTCTTTAGTTGATATGACGGCTGATGAATATCGAAAAGATGTAAATCTGATTAAGTCAATTGGACAAAAAATTTCAGAAAGCACTGAAGTCGAAGGTAACTAG
- a CDS encoding TetR/AcrR family transcriptional regulator translates to MSKVQVGERILTGKKNNCRSVCTQQLIRQTFLELLKDEEKVELIKVTDICRIAQITRGTFYRYYQSVPDLLDKLRTELFQQTMKLVKERFEKGERNLLPAIFEVMKRNDTNLVQATMNHEYGQSFLEDVFKSYREAIRPTLKEKTPNLTDNQFDYYYSYVSNGVIGVILTWISKGMYQDTDVLESVVVDMILRSEEQLSREVKKLAADN, encoded by the coding sequence ATGAGTAAAGTACAAGTAGGGGAGAGAATATTGACTGGCAAGAAAAATAATTGTCGTTCAGTTTGTACTCAACAACTAATTAGACAAACTTTTTTAGAACTGTTAAAGGATGAAGAAAAAGTAGAGTTAATCAAAGTTACTGATATTTGTCGAATTGCTCAAATAACTCGGGGTACATTTTATCGTTACTATCAGAGCGTTCCTGATTTGTTGGATAAATTACGAACTGAGTTGTTTCAACAGACAATGAAATTAGTTAAAGAGCGTTTTGAAAAAGGAGAAAGAAATCTCTTACCAGCTATTTTCGAGGTTATGAAGAGAAATGATACGAATTTAGTTCAGGCAACGATGAATCATGAATATGGACAATCTTTCCTAGAAGATGTTTTTAAAAGTTATCGGGAAGCAATTCGTCCAACTTTAAAAGAGAAAACTCCAAATTTAACGGATAATCAGTTTGATTATTATTATTCATATGTTTCCAATGGAGTTATTGGTGTGATATTGACATGGATTAGCAAAGGCATGTACCAAGACACAGATGTGTTAGAAAGTGTTGTGGTTGACATGATTCTTCGAAGTGAAGAACAATTAAGCCGAGAAGTGAAAAAATTAGCAGCGGATAATTAA
- a CDS encoding ArsR/SmtB family transcription factor: protein MTKSTDIQLPSLPELEKSVQLFKAFGDQTRYKILFLLAEKSLPVNEIAEIVGISQSAISHQLKLLRQTGLVRGIRDGQKINYQLSDRHIFTIFEQVREHVREKSND, encoded by the coding sequence ATGACTAAATCCACAGACATCCAACTGCCATCATTGCCAGAATTGGAAAAAAGTGTTCAGCTTTTTAAAGCATTCGGTGATCAAACGCGATATAAAATTCTGTTTTTGCTTGCAGAAAAAAGTCTTCCTGTTAATGAAATAGCAGAGATTGTTGGCATTTCGCAATCAGCTATTTCACATCAACTAAAACTATTACGACAAACTGGACTAGTTCGTGGAATTCGCGATGGTCAAAAAATAAATTATCAACTCTCAGATCGACATATTTTTACAATTTTTGAACAAGTTCGCGAACACGTCCGAGAAAAGAGTAATGATTAA
- the gltB gene encoding glutamate synthase large subunit, protein MKTENQTMYSPSFEHDACGMGFITQVDGKVSHELVERALVMLQRMNHRGGTGAEPDTGDGAGILLSLPDKFFREYAQKTNFLLPSEGDYAVGMFFLPQSKNEKQAMLQSVAADISSAGLHVLAIRDVPYVYESCGPTAQQAMPGFAQVIIRKPDDVAAGRPFEDLLYQLRRRLEGTFSAEEFAIVSLSSRTLCYKGMLHAYQVGEFYPDLHQPSMQASIALIHSRFSTNTFPSWERAQPFRFLAHNGEINTLKRTENWMASHNIEIYNEDDSDSAKLENCMEYLYRHGRSIPQILLMMLPEAWGEGTHLSNQQRAFDEYNASFIAPWDGPAALCFTDGVQVGAVLDRNGLRPSRYQLVKGNFLIVASESGVYDVVPADILDKGILGPADMILVDTQEGCFYRTAEIKKHFASQHPYHEWLKSQQLTLADLPAADVDENLSDSALQTLWRRHGYTEDVIQDALIPMAKNGEEPVISMGYDSPLSVLSQKPQSLFTYFKQQFAQVTNPPIDAIREKLVIGKEMFLGADGDITADVEKNAKKIKLESPLLNSAAYEKLRHLNGKFGFKAAEISLCYEHVTRTNRLEQALDDMFKAAESQLDQGANLIILTDRGATQDKLIIPVLLAVAGLNNYLVRKSKRELASIIVDTGEACEIHHFATLLGYGASAIHPYGAYATLNAYGLNDKLENYRQAAEKGIIKIMSRMGISTIIGYQGAQLFEAVGLSQAVVDEYFTGTESRIGGLTLDQIEAEYLTRYQRAFGMKAVEQLPSGGSFKYRRDGEHHLYNPLTMYKFQQAVRSGDYQLYQEYVQEMRQEEAQSPTTLRSLWKIKKTRSAVPLSEVEPVNQIVKRFKSGAMSFGSLSQEAHECIAQAMNELGAKSNSGEGGENRRRFKLQADGRNLNSKIKQVASARFGVNTEYLMSAEELQIKMAQGAKPGEGGQLPGNKNFPWVAEIRGSVPGVRLISPPPHHDIYSIEDLKQLIHDLKQVNPFAKVTVKLVSSTGVGTIATGVVKSGADKVVISGYDGGTGAAPRNSVRDAGLPWEMGLAEAHQTLALNNLRQRTTLETDGKLMTGRDIAIAIMLGAEEFSFASLVLVAIGCIMMRVCSKNTCPTGIATQNPGLRKFFVGKPEHVKNCMRFLAEDLREEMAKLGYRTIDELVGHTENLVPRFIAKGKAKSLDFSRILGTSIGIQRKTTDPFAPDDQWPELNAFAQTAIGGQQPIVIKSLINNRMRTVGARMSGWIAQRFGNTGLPAGRLKYQYTGVAGQSFGAFATQGLELELIGEANDYVGKGLSGGRLIVRAPEDAKRLYSKAPIVGNVACFGATAGEAYFNGRAGERFCVRNSGAKVVVEGIGDHGCEYMTNGIAVILGSTGRNFGAGMSGGVAYVYDPADNFSQHCNFEMIELFKLERPADEQQLLSLVKQHYQYTGSEKAKYLLNNWQMERQHFVKVYPKEYRQINEIMAHYADQNLSVAQLQQKAFDVVVGAQPTLMK, encoded by the coding sequence ATGAAAACGGAAAATCAGACAATGTATAGTCCGTCTTTTGAACATGATGCTTGTGGGATGGGATTCATTACGCAAGTTGATGGCAAGGTGAGTCATGAACTTGTTGAACGGGCTTTGGTGATGTTGCAGCGGATGAATCATCGTGGCGGAACTGGTGCTGAACCTGATACCGGGGATGGTGCTGGAATTTTGCTATCGTTACCCGATAAATTTTTTCGAGAGTATGCGCAAAAAACTAACTTTTTATTGCCATCTGAGGGGGACTACGCTGTCGGAATGTTCTTTTTACCACAGAGTAAAAATGAAAAGCAAGCGATGCTGCAATCAGTCGCAGCAGATATTAGTAGCGCTGGGTTGCATGTCTTAGCGATTAGAGATGTTCCATATGTCTATGAGAGCTGTGGCCCGACAGCCCAACAAGCAATGCCTGGCTTTGCCCAAGTTATTATTCGTAAGCCAGATGATGTTGCTGCTGGTCGTCCGTTTGAGGATTTGCTATATCAATTGCGACGTAGATTGGAAGGAACTTTTTCTGCTGAAGAATTTGCAATTGTTAGTCTTTCAAGCCGAACTCTTTGTTACAAAGGTATGTTGCATGCGTATCAAGTCGGAGAATTTTATCCCGATTTGCATCAACCATCGATGCAAGCATCAATTGCTTTAATTCATTCCCGGTTTTCAACAAATACTTTTCCTAGTTGGGAACGGGCGCAGCCATTTAGATTTTTAGCACATAATGGTGAAATTAATACTTTAAAACGAACAGAAAATTGGATGGCTAGCCATAACATTGAAATTTATAATGAAGATGATTCTGATTCAGCAAAACTTGAAAACTGTATGGAATATCTTTATCGTCATGGTCGCAGTATCCCGCAAATTTTACTGATGATGTTGCCAGAAGCTTGGGGTGAAGGTACTCACTTAAGTAATCAACAACGGGCATTTGATGAATATAATGCTAGTTTCATTGCTCCATGGGATGGACCAGCTGCTTTATGTTTTACGGATGGAGTTCAAGTCGGAGCTGTCTTGGATCGAAATGGTTTACGTCCATCGCGTTACCAGTTAGTTAAAGGTAACTTTTTAATTGTAGCTTCTGAATCAGGTGTTTATGATGTAGTGCCAGCAGATATCCTTGATAAAGGAATTCTAGGCCCAGCGGATATGATTTTAGTAGATACCCAAGAAGGATGTTTCTATCGGACAGCTGAAATTAAAAAACATTTTGCTAGTCAACATCCCTATCATGAATGGTTAAAAAGTCAACAATTAACTTTAGCTGATTTGCCAGCTGCTGATGTAGACGAGAATCTATCAGATAGTGCTTTGCAGACTCTTTGGCGTCGCCATGGATATACCGAAGACGTTATTCAGGATGCCTTGATTCCAATGGCTAAGAATGGTGAGGAACCTGTAATCTCAATGGGTTATGATTCACCACTCTCGGTTCTCAGTCAAAAACCGCAGTCTCTATTTACTTACTTTAAACAACAGTTTGCGCAGGTAACCAATCCACCAATTGATGCCATTCGGGAGAAACTGGTTATCGGAAAAGAAATGTTTTTGGGTGCTGATGGTGATATTACAGCTGATGTTGAAAAAAATGCCAAAAAAATCAAGCTAGAATCACCGTTATTGAATTCAGCAGCTTATGAAAAACTTCGACATTTAAATGGTAAGTTTGGCTTTAAAGCTGCTGAAATATCCCTATGTTATGAACATGTGACTCGAACAAATCGTCTAGAACAGGCTTTAGATGACATGTTTAAAGCTGCTGAAAGTCAGCTTGATCAAGGAGCAAACTTGATTATTTTGACTGATCGTGGGGCAACCCAGGACAAATTAATTATTCCCGTGTTACTAGCCGTGGCAGGTCTCAATAATTATCTAGTCAGGAAAAGTAAACGGGAACTAGCCTCAATTATTGTTGATACCGGAGAAGCCTGTGAAATTCATCATTTTGCGACATTGTTAGGATATGGTGCTTCAGCAATTCATCCTTATGGTGCATATGCAACATTAAATGCATATGGATTAAATGATAAGTTAGAGAATTATCGTCAAGCAGCAGAAAAAGGCATTATTAAAATCATGAGTCGAATGGGAATTTCAACTATTATCGGCTACCAAGGGGCACAATTATTTGAAGCAGTTGGATTATCACAAGCGGTAGTTGATGAATATTTCACAGGGACGGAAAGCCGAATTGGTGGATTAACCCTAGATCAGATTGAAGCCGAATATTTAACGCGCTATCAACGAGCATTTGGGATGAAAGCTGTTGAGCAACTACCATCCGGTGGTAGCTTTAAATATCGGCGTGATGGTGAACATCATCTTTACAATCCATTAACAATGTATAAATTTCAACAAGCGGTTCGAAGTGGTGATTATCAATTATATCAAGAGTATGTTCAAGAAATGCGACAAGAAGAGGCACAGTCACCGACAACATTACGGTCTCTATGGAAAATTAAGAAGACTCGCTCAGCCGTACCATTAAGTGAGGTTGAACCAGTTAATCAAATTGTTAAACGATTTAAATCAGGTGCGATGAGTTTTGGATCGTTGTCACAAGAAGCCCATGAGTGTATTGCACAGGCTATGAATGAATTAGGTGCGAAGAGCAATAGTGGCGAAGGTGGTGAAAATCGTCGTCGGTTTAAACTTCAAGCAGATGGTCGCAATTTGAATAGTAAAATAAAACAAGTTGCTTCGGCTAGATTTGGTGTTAATACAGAATATTTAATGAGTGCTGAAGAATTACAGATTAAGATGGCTCAGGGGGCTAAACCAGGCGAAGGTGGTCAACTGCCAGGAAATAAAAACTTTCCATGGGTAGCGGAGATCCGTGGCTCAGTACCAGGTGTTCGTTTAATTTCACCGCCACCGCACCATGACATTTATTCAATTGAAGATTTAAAACAATTAATTCATGATTTGAAACAAGTTAATCCGTTTGCCAAAGTTACAGTTAAACTAGTTTCAAGTACAGGCGTTGGTACAATTGCAACTGGAGTCGTTAAATCAGGCGCCGACAAAGTTGTAATTAGTGGTTATGATGGTGGCACCGGGGCTGCTCCGCGAAATTCGGTTCGTGATGCTGGATTGCCATGGGAAATGGGATTAGCTGAAGCTCATCAAACTTTGGCTTTAAATAATTTGCGTCAGCGAACGACTTTAGAAACTGATGGGAAATTGATGACTGGACGCGATATTGCAATTGCAATTATGCTGGGAGCTGAAGAATTTAGCTTTGCTTCACTAGTCTTGGTAGCGATTGGCTGCATAATGATGCGAGTTTGCAGCAAAAATACGTGTCCAACCGGAATTGCAACCCAAAATCCAGGATTACGGAAATTTTTTGTTGGAAAACCAGAGCATGTCAAAAACTGCATGCGCTTTTTGGCGGAGGATTTACGAGAAGAAATGGCTAAATTAGGCTATCGTACAATTGATGAACTAGTTGGACATACCGAAAACCTAGTTCCACGGTTTATCGCTAAGGGGAAAGCTAAATCACTTGATTTCTCAAGAATTCTAGGAACTTCAATTGGAATCCAACGAAAAACAACTGATCCTTTTGCTCCAGATGACCAATGGCCAGAGTTGAATGCTTTTGCACAAACGGCAATTGGTGGTCAACAGCCAATTGTTATTAAAAGCTTGATTAATAATCGAATGCGGACAGTTGGAGCTCGAATGAGTGGCTGGATTGCTCAAAGATTTGGCAATACAGGTTTGCCAGCCGGGCGTTTAAAGTATCAATATACTGGGGTAGCTGGTCAAAGTTTTGGAGCTTTTGCAACTCAAGGTTTGGAATTAGAATTGATTGGTGAAGCTAATGATTATGTTGGCAAAGGGCTCAGCGGTGGTCGATTAATAGTTCGAGCACCAGAAGACGCGAAACGCTTGTATAGTAAGGCGCCTATTGTAGGTAATGTCGCTTGTTTTGGAGCAACTGCTGGTGAAGCTTATTTTAACGGTCGAGCAGGAGAACGTTTCTGTGTTCGTAATTCAGGAGCTAAGGTAGTAGTTGAGGGTATCGGTGACCATGGCTGCGAATACATGACGAATGGAATTGCGGTAATTTTAGGTTCAACTGGACGTAATTTTGGAGCGGGGATGTCTGGTGGAGTGGCTTATGTTTACGATCCAGCGGATAATTTTTCTCAACATTGTAATTTTGAAATGATTGAGTTATTTAAATTAGAACGACCAGCAGATGAACAGCAGCTATTGAGCCTGGTTAAACAGCATTACCAATATACAGGTTCCGAAAAAGCTAAGTATCTGCTGAACAATTGGCAAATGGAACGGCAGCATTTTGTTAAAGTATATCCAAAAGAATATCGCCAAATTAATGAAATTATGGCACATTATGCTGATCAGAATTTATCAGTTGCACAATTACAGCAAAAAGCATTTGATGTTGTTGTTGGTG